From a region of the Citricoccus muralis genome:
- a CDS encoding prephenate dehydrogenase yields the protein MAPRGIPEPVLIRGTGLLGTSIGLGLRSAGADTYLSDPSPSAQAVAVDIGAGQAFPGDLTAAPSPGVVVVAAPPDVAGQVVIDSLVRFPGAVVLDIASVKGAIRREVDAAVVGGTLTPAQAARYVGTHPMAGRERSGPVAARGALFTAAPWVVCAKGDTSPEAVSAAEEIARVLGATVHRMSAEDHDASVALISHLPQIAASLVSSRLQETPAQSLALSGNGLRDTTRIAASDPQLWVQILAANAPDILQILYGVREDLDRLITTMEEPLAPGARLDIAQLIAEGNAGHARIPGKHGAPPQAFAVVTVIVDDTPGQISAVLQDVGEAGVNVEDLRMDHSAGHEVGMLEISVLPGRKQDLTDALTAQGWKVV from the coding sequence ATGGCGCCACGGGGTATCCCCGAACCGGTGCTGATCCGCGGAACCGGGCTGCTGGGCACCTCCATCGGCCTCGGCCTGCGGTCCGCCGGAGCGGACACCTACCTCTCCGACCCCTCCCCGTCGGCCCAGGCGGTCGCCGTGGACATCGGTGCCGGCCAGGCCTTCCCGGGTGACCTCACGGCAGCCCCGTCGCCTGGCGTCGTCGTGGTGGCTGCACCACCGGATGTCGCCGGGCAGGTCGTCATCGATTCGCTCGTGCGGTTCCCGGGTGCCGTCGTGCTGGACATCGCCTCCGTCAAGGGGGCGATCCGGCGTGAGGTGGACGCCGCCGTCGTGGGCGGGACTCTGACGCCGGCGCAGGCCGCACGGTACGTCGGCACCCACCCCATGGCCGGGCGCGAGCGATCCGGTCCGGTGGCCGCCCGCGGTGCCCTGTTCACCGCCGCCCCGTGGGTGGTCTGCGCGAAGGGGGACACGTCGCCGGAGGCCGTGTCCGCCGCGGAGGAGATCGCCCGGGTGCTCGGGGCCACCGTGCACCGGATGTCCGCCGAGGACCATGACGCCTCGGTGGCCCTGATCTCCCACTTGCCGCAGATCGCCGCCTCACTGGTGTCGTCGCGGCTGCAGGAGACCCCGGCCCAGTCCCTGGCCCTATCCGGCAACGGGCTGCGGGACACCACCCGCATCGCGGCGTCGGATCCGCAGCTGTGGGTTCAGATCCTGGCGGCCAACGCGCCGGACATCCTGCAGATCCTCTACGGGGTGCGCGAGGACCTGGACCGGCTGATCACCACCATGGAGGAGCCCCTGGCCCCTGGAGCCCGGCTGGACATCGCCCAGCTGATCGCCGAGGGCAACGCCGGCCACGCCCGGATCCCGGGCAAGCACGGCGCCCCGCCGCAGGCCTTCGCCGTGGTCACCGTGATTGTGGACGACACCCCGGGGCAGATCTCAGCCGTCCTGCAGGATGTGGGGGAGGCTGGCGTCAACGTGGAGGACCTGCGCATGGACCACTCCGCGGGCCACGAGGTGGGGATGCTGGAGATCTCCGTGCTGCCCGGGCGCAAACAGGATCTGACGGACGCGCTGACTGCGCAGGGATGGAAGGTGGTCTGA
- a CDS encoding class I SAM-dependent methyltransferase — MHTEDDPREQHRFDQEYWERHWTPDAEAGEDARQPMPVSPYLEAEIGYLAPATALDAGCGTGTEALWLAHRGWQVTGADISATALTAAAARAEAEGMASRVSWMEADLTQWEPGRTWDLVVTHYAHPDSGQLAFYERIASWVAPGGTLLIVGHLHAPHSGRHDHDEHNQHDRHDGHDGHGGSGHPEGSTATLAGITTLFSVPGWTVERGYESTRTVEAGERSVTLQDVVVRVTRT; from the coding sequence ATGCACACAGAGGACGATCCGCGAGAACAGCACCGTTTCGACCAGGAGTACTGGGAGCGGCATTGGACGCCCGACGCCGAGGCGGGGGAGGATGCCCGTCAGCCGATGCCGGTGAGTCCCTATCTCGAGGCTGAGATCGGATACCTGGCACCGGCCACCGCGTTGGACGCGGGCTGCGGGACGGGGACCGAGGCGCTCTGGCTCGCCCACCGAGGCTGGCAGGTGACCGGCGCCGACATCTCCGCGACGGCCTTGACCGCCGCGGCCGCCCGGGCCGAGGCCGAGGGTATGGCCAGTCGCGTGTCCTGGATGGAGGCGGACCTGACCCAGTGGGAACCGGGCCGGACGTGGGACCTGGTGGTGACCCACTACGCACACCCCGATTCCGGGCAGCTGGCCTTCTACGAGCGCATCGCCTCCTGGGTGGCGCCCGGCGGCACCCTGCTGATCGTGGGGCACCTGCACGCGCCACACTCCGGACGCCACGATCACGACGAGCACAATCAGCACGACCGTCACGACGGTCACGACGGTCACGGCGGATCCGGGCACCCGGAGGGGTCCACGGCCACCCTGGCCGGCATCACCACGCTGTTCTCGGTGCCGGGTTGGACCGTGGAGCGCGGTTACGAGAGCACCCGCACCGTGGAGGCGGGGGAACGCTCCGTCACCCTGCAGGACGTGGTCGTCCGCGTCACCCGGACCTGA
- a CDS encoding peptide MFS transporter: MTHVTETRTAEPNAVDRNPSGRTFLGQPGPLANLFSVEMWERFSFYGMQGILLIYMYFQTTEGGLGIDEGVATGIVGAYGGMVYVFCILGGWVADRLIGSERAMFYSALLIMAGHIVLALVPGIPGLVLGLLLVAVGSGGLKANVANLVGHLYTREDPRRDAGFSIFYMGVNIGGLFGPLVTGWVQQSWGFHLGFGLAALGMGIGLLQYSVRRKDLPEDVHAVPDPLPRNQYPKWIVIAAVALVVVGVLLGTGVVHAGNLADVVVILAAAAAVAIFAYLLASSKVTGVERSRVIAFIPLFIGSAAFFALFQQQFTVITLYSDTRLDRDIFGWEMPIPWVQSINPVFIILFAPVFAWLWTRLGKRQPNTPVKFALGIALMGSAFLLFLPMVSTAAVPVLWIALILFAATMGELLVSPVGLSLSTKLAPVNFPVMMVALYNLSVALGTALAGSLAGFYSAENEGTYFGVLGAVTIGIGVLMLLVSKPIHKAMKGVD; this comes from the coding sequence CTGACGCACGTCACCGAGACCCGGACCGCCGAGCCGAACGCGGTGGACCGCAACCCCTCGGGACGGACCTTCCTGGGTCAGCCAGGCCCCCTGGCCAACCTGTTCAGCGTCGAGATGTGGGAGAGGTTCTCCTTCTACGGCATGCAGGGCATCCTGCTGATCTACATGTACTTCCAGACTACCGAGGGTGGTCTGGGGATCGACGAGGGCGTCGCCACAGGCATCGTGGGCGCCTACGGCGGCATGGTCTACGTCTTCTGCATCCTCGGCGGCTGGGTGGCGGACCGGTTGATCGGCTCCGAGCGCGCCATGTTCTACAGCGCGCTGCTCATCATGGCCGGCCACATCGTGCTCGCCCTCGTGCCGGGCATCCCCGGACTCGTGCTCGGACTGCTCCTGGTGGCGGTGGGCTCCGGCGGACTCAAGGCCAACGTCGCCAACCTCGTGGGACACCTCTACACCCGCGAGGACCCGCGCCGGGACGCCGGCTTCTCGATCTTCTACATGGGCGTCAACATCGGCGGGCTCTTCGGCCCGCTGGTGACCGGCTGGGTCCAGCAGAGCTGGGGCTTCCACCTCGGCTTCGGGCTCGCCGCGCTCGGCATGGGCATTGGCCTCCTCCAGTACTCGGTCCGCCGGAAGGACCTCCCCGAGGACGTGCACGCCGTACCGGATCCGCTGCCGCGCAACCAGTACCCCAAGTGGATCGTCATCGCCGCGGTCGCCCTGGTGGTCGTGGGCGTGCTGCTCGGGACCGGTGTGGTCCACGCCGGCAACCTGGCCGACGTCGTGGTGATCCTCGCGGCCGCGGCCGCGGTCGCCATCTTCGCCTACCTTCTGGCCTCCTCAAAGGTGACCGGGGTGGAGCGGTCCCGCGTGATCGCGTTCATCCCGCTGTTCATTGGCTCGGCCGCCTTCTTCGCGCTGTTCCAGCAGCAGTTCACCGTGATCACCCTGTACTCCGACACCCGGCTCGACCGCGATATCTTCGGCTGGGAGATGCCCATCCCGTGGGTGCAGTCCATCAACCCGGTCTTCATCATCCTCTTCGCCCCCGTGTTCGCGTGGCTCTGGACCCGGCTGGGCAAGCGGCAGCCGAACACCCCGGTGAAGTTCGCCCTCGGCATCGCCCTGATGGGCTCGGCGTTCCTGCTGTTCCTGCCGATGGTGAGCACCGCGGCCGTCCCGGTGCTGTGGATCGCGCTGATCCTCTTCGCCGCGACCATGGGCGAACTGCTGGTCTCCCCAGTGGGGCTGTCCCTGTCCACCAAGCTCGCACCGGTGAACTTCCCGGTGATGATGGTGGCCCTGTACAACCTGTCCGTCGCGCTGGGCACCGCTCTGGCTGGTTCGCTGGCCGGGTTCTACAGTGCTGAGAACGAGGGCACCTACTTCGGTGTCCTCGGTGCGGTGACCATCGGCATCGGCGTTCTCATGCTGTTGGTCTCCAAGCCGATCCACAAGGCCATGAAGGGCGTCGACTGA
- a CDS encoding pseudouridine synthase — protein MNDRKPGGSGKKNNSYRSKPQPSKPQQGKPGKGQSSPGQPRKSWGTPGPGQRGGPFRDDSKKGYDRNLGAAKKPTRPNRAQREQNFSSVHTPEGVRLQKVMASAGVASRRVCEDLIAEGRVEVDGKVVTETGIRVDPDTAVIHVDGLRLQLDTTLRYFAFNKPRGVVSTMDDPDGRPCISDYLKKGKYDSTRLFHVGRLDTETEGLLLLTNDGELANRLTHPSFEIPKTYLVQVHGPMAKGVGAQLKEGMQLEDGFAQVDSFKLVDSTPGHVLVEVVMHSGKNRIVRRMFKEVGYPVERLVRVKFGPISLGDQKQGTIRQMGRQEQGHLMAAVNL, from the coding sequence ATGAATGACCGCAAGCCGGGAGGCTCCGGAAAGAAGAACAACAGCTACCGCAGCAAACCTCAGCCGAGCAAGCCCCAGCAGGGCAAGCCCGGCAAGGGCCAGTCCTCCCCGGGGCAGCCGCGCAAATCCTGGGGCACCCCGGGACCCGGGCAGAGGGGCGGACCGTTCCGCGACGACTCCAAGAAGGGGTACGACCGCAACCTCGGGGCGGCCAAGAAACCCACCCGCCCCAACCGTGCTCAGCGGGAGCAGAACTTCTCCTCGGTCCACACCCCCGAGGGTGTGCGCCTGCAGAAGGTTATGGCCTCCGCCGGTGTGGCTTCCCGCCGGGTCTGTGAGGACCTGATCGCCGAGGGACGTGTGGAGGTGGACGGCAAGGTCGTCACCGAGACCGGTATCCGTGTGGATCCGGACACGGCCGTCATCCACGTGGACGGTCTCCGCCTGCAGCTGGACACCACCCTGCGGTACTTCGCGTTCAACAAGCCCCGCGGCGTCGTCTCCACCATGGACGACCCCGATGGCCGGCCGTGCATCTCCGACTACCTCAAGAAGGGCAAGTACGACTCCACGCGCCTCTTCCACGTGGGCCGCCTGGACACCGAGACCGAGGGCCTGCTGTTGCTGACCAACGACGGTGAACTGGCCAACCGGCTGACCCACCCGAGCTTCGAGATCCCCAAGACCTACCTCGTCCAGGTCCACGGTCCGATGGCCAAGGGCGTCGGCGCGCAGCTCAAGGAGGGCATGCAGCTCGAGGACGGCTTCGCCCAGGTGGACTCGTTCAAGCTGGTGGACTCCACGCCGGGCCACGTGCTGGTGGAGGTCGTCATGCACTCCGGCAAGAACCGGATCGTGCGCCGCATGTTCAAGGAGGTCGGGTACCCGGTCGAGCGCCTCGTCCGGGTGAAGTTCGGCCCCATCAGCCTCGGCGACCAGAAGCAGGGCACCATCCGCCAGATGGGCCGCCAGGAACAGGGCCACCTCATGGCCGCCGTGAACCTGTGA
- a CDS encoding DUF488 family protein — MGTAARPFYTVGHSNRPLDEFLDILESAGIDLVVDVRKLTGSRRNPQFNDDALADSLPAAGIGYRKLEALAGRRTVSHETPFEVNAFWQNRSFHNYADHALTDGFRDGLDTLRAWGTAQTVTVMCSEAVWWRCHRRLIADHLLARGEQVLHLMAPEKVTRAEMTAGAVVGPGEETVTYPAR; from the coding sequence TTGGGCACGGCAGCCAGGCCCTTCTACACCGTCGGTCACTCCAATCGTCCCCTGGATGAGTTCCTGGACATCTTGGAGTCGGCCGGGATCGACCTCGTGGTGGACGTGCGCAAGCTGACGGGGTCCCGGCGGAATCCGCAGTTCAACGACGATGCCCTGGCAGACTCGCTGCCCGCAGCGGGCATCGGCTACCGGAAGCTGGAGGCCCTCGCAGGGAGACGGACGGTGTCCCACGAGACCCCCTTCGAGGTGAACGCCTTCTGGCAGAACCGCAGCTTCCACAATTACGCCGACCACGCGCTGACCGACGGCTTCCGTGACGGCCTGGACACGCTCCGCGCGTGGGGTACGGCGCAGACGGTCACCGTGATGTGTTCCGAAGCCGTGTGGTGGCGGTGTCACCGCCGCTTGATTGCGGACCACCTGCTCGCCCGCGGGGAACAAGTCCTGCACCTGATGGCACCGGAGAAGGTGACGCGGGCCGAGATGACGGCTGGCGCCGTCGTCGGCCCAGGAGAGGAGACCGTCACTTATCCGGCCCGGTGA
- a CDS encoding MFS transporter, whose protein sequence is MDQLTRPARERWRTFALILANTAVANLTTSYLWFGLTFWIYLETRNVIATGVTGGVYMLLLAGSSISFGTLVDRYRKLDLMRLAALFTLAMFLAAGAVFLLAPADEIARLDGPWFWGFALLVLIGAVVENLRNVALSTTVTILIEDDRRANANGLVGMVQGIAFMVTSVLSGLSIGMLGMGPTVVIALVLTAAAYLHLLTVRLPEEAVPVASDAQGGFDLAGSWRAVMAVSGLFALILFSTFNNFIGGVYMALMDPYGLELFSVEAWGLFFALASTGFIIGGAVIGRFGLGRNPLRTMLVVVMAMGLIGATFTLREWGWLYVAGIWLYMCLIPAVEAAEQTVIQRVVPLERQGRVFGFALAFEASAAPVTALVVAPLAEVWIIPYARSETGAAVLAPLLGEGTARGIALVFLLAGLIMVVAAILAFLTPVYRRVSVEYALAASGEGADHRAG, encoded by the coding sequence GTGGATCAGCTCACGCGCCCCGCCCGAGAACGCTGGCGCACCTTTGCCCTGATCCTCGCGAACACGGCAGTGGCCAACCTGACCACCAGCTACCTGTGGTTCGGACTGACGTTCTGGATCTACCTTGAGACCCGCAATGTCATCGCCACCGGCGTGACCGGCGGGGTCTACATGCTGCTGCTCGCCGGATCCTCCATCAGCTTCGGCACGTTGGTGGACCGCTACCGCAAACTCGACCTGATGCGCCTGGCGGCCCTGTTCACCCTGGCGATGTTCCTCGCTGCCGGCGCGGTGTTCCTGCTGGCTCCGGCCGACGAGATCGCCCGGCTGGACGGGCCCTGGTTCTGGGGCTTCGCCCTGCTGGTGCTCATCGGGGCCGTGGTGGAGAACCTGCGCAATGTCGCCCTGTCCACCACGGTCACCATCCTGATCGAGGATGACCGACGGGCGAACGCCAACGGCCTGGTCGGCATGGTGCAGGGAATCGCCTTCATGGTCACCTCCGTGCTCTCCGGATTGTCCATCGGGATGCTCGGGATGGGGCCGACCGTGGTCATCGCGCTGGTGCTGACGGCTGCGGCATACCTGCACCTGCTGACGGTGCGCCTTCCGGAGGAGGCCGTCCCCGTGGCCTCCGATGCCCAGGGCGGGTTCGACCTGGCCGGGTCCTGGCGTGCGGTGATGGCCGTGTCCGGCCTCTTCGCCCTGATCCTGTTCAGCACCTTCAACAACTTCATCGGCGGCGTCTACATGGCCCTGATGGACCCCTACGGCCTCGAACTGTTCAGCGTGGAGGCGTGGGGTCTCTTTTTCGCCCTGGCCTCCACCGGATTCATCATCGGTGGTGCCGTGATCGGAAGGTTCGGCCTCGGTCGCAATCCGCTGCGCACCATGCTGGTGGTGGTCATGGCCATGGGCCTGATCGGGGCGACCTTCACCCTGCGCGAATGGGGGTGGTTGTACGTCGCGGGCATCTGGCTGTACATGTGCCTGATCCCGGCGGTGGAGGCAGCCGAGCAGACCGTCATCCAACGTGTGGTCCCGCTCGAGCGGCAGGGCCGGGTGTTCGGTTTCGCCCTGGCATTCGAGGCGTCCGCCGCCCCGGTCACGGCACTGGTGGTGGCCCCGCTCGCCGAGGTGTGGATCATCCCCTATGCCCGCAGCGAGACCGGTGCCGCGGTCCTGGCGCCACTGCTCGGGGAGGGCACAGCCCGCGGTATCGCGCTGGTCTTCCTCCTGGCCGGGCTCATCATGGTGGTGGCCGCCATCTTGGCGTTTCTCACGCCGGTCTACCGGCGCGTCTCGGTCGAATACGCGCTGGCGGCGTCCGGTGAGGGCGCCGATCACCGGGCCGGATAA
- a CDS encoding helix-turn-helix domain-containing protein — protein sequence MNETPEQTLDAVGPRLKQLRLRRDVTLTQLAAETRISASTLSRLEAGLRRPTLEQLLPLARYYGVTIDSLVDAPRTADPRLDLRPMSCPDGSVIIPLSRRPGGIQAYKFVRPTGSDDLVPDPRTHEGHDWVYILNGTLRLVLGDQDLRLKAGEAAEFDTRTPHWFGATSSGPVEYLSLVGRQGERAHIRAVVPAGD from the coding sequence ATGAACGAAACTCCTGAACAGACCCTGGACGCCGTCGGGCCACGCCTGAAGCAACTGCGACTGCGCCGCGACGTCACGCTCACCCAGTTGGCGGCCGAGACCCGGATCTCGGCCAGCACCCTCTCTCGGCTGGAGGCCGGACTGCGTCGGCCGACCCTGGAACAGCTGCTGCCCCTGGCCCGCTACTACGGCGTCACCATCGACTCCCTCGTGGACGCCCCGCGCACCGCGGACCCCCGGCTTGACCTTCGGCCGATGTCCTGCCCCGACGGGTCGGTGATCATCCCGCTCAGCCGCAGGCCCGGCGGAATCCAGGCGTACAAGTTCGTCCGCCCCACCGGCAGCGACGATCTCGTCCCCGATCCACGAACCCATGAAGGTCATGACTGGGTGTACATCCTCAATGGGACCCTGCGCCTGGTCCTCGGGGACCAAGACCTCCGCCTGAAGGCCGGGGAGGCTGCCGAATTCGACACCCGCACCCCGCACTGGTTCGGGGCCACCAGCTCCGGACCCGTCGAGTACCTCAGCCTCGTCGGCCGCCAGGGCGAACGCGCCCACATCCGGGCGGTCGTCCCGGCTGGAGACTGA
- the der gene encoding ribosome biogenesis GTPase Der, with the protein MSTENSASRDAGASTPDDGTEYQPIGSDQIEEKLAALSDEEAHQRAEALRAGLEDYDLDEEDTALLRGWEDGDPEPEEAPAPPVLAVVGRPNVGKSTLVNRIIGRREAVVEDVPGVTRDRVSYESEWGGKTFTVVDTGGWEHDAKGIHQRVAEQAERAVDVADAVLFVVDATVGATSTDEAVVKLLRRKGRPVLLVANKVDDISQEADAASLWGLGLGQPFPVSAVHGRGTGDLLDAAMDALPEVTAYGGLIPRGGPRRVALLGRPNVGKSSLLNQLAGSDRVVVDETAGTTRDPVDELVELGGRMWRFVDTAGIRRRQHMAHGSDYYASLRTQSALDKAEVAVVLLEASEVLSEQDVRILQLVLDSGRAVVLAFNKWDLMDEDRRTYLEREIDRDLAHVAWAPRVNLSAKTGWHKDRLVPALDTALDSWDTRIPTGKLNAFLGELVAAHPHPVRGGKQPRILFATQPSTQPPRIVLFTTGFLEPGYRRFIIRRLRETFGFEGSPIELGMRVREKRTRKR; encoded by the coding sequence ATGAGCACCGAGAACAGTGCGTCACGCGACGCCGGAGCATCAACGCCGGACGACGGCACCGAGTACCAGCCGATCGGCAGTGACCAGATCGAGGAGAAGCTGGCCGCCCTCTCCGACGAGGAGGCCCATCAGCGGGCCGAGGCCCTCCGAGCCGGGCTCGAGGACTACGACCTCGACGAGGAGGACACGGCACTGCTGCGCGGCTGGGAGGACGGTGACCCCGAGCCCGAGGAGGCGCCGGCACCCCCGGTGCTCGCCGTCGTCGGGCGCCCCAACGTGGGCAAGTCCACCCTCGTCAACCGCATCATCGGCCGCCGGGAGGCCGTGGTGGAGGACGTGCCCGGGGTGACCCGGGACCGCGTCAGCTACGAGTCCGAATGGGGCGGCAAGACCTTCACGGTGGTGGACACCGGCGGTTGGGAGCATGACGCCAAGGGCATCCACCAGCGCGTGGCCGAGCAGGCCGAACGCGCTGTGGACGTGGCCGACGCCGTCCTGTTCGTGGTGGACGCCACGGTGGGCGCCACCTCCACCGACGAGGCCGTTGTCAAGCTGTTGCGCCGCAAGGGCCGCCCCGTGCTGCTCGTGGCCAACAAGGTGGACGACATCTCCCAGGAGGCCGATGCGGCCTCGCTGTGGGGCCTGGGCTTGGGCCAGCCGTTCCCGGTCTCCGCCGTGCACGGCCGGGGGACCGGCGACCTGCTGGACGCTGCCATGGATGCCCTGCCCGAGGTGACCGCCTACGGTGGGCTCATCCCGCGCGGGGGCCCCCGTCGAGTGGCGCTGCTGGGCCGGCCGAACGTGGGCAAGTCCTCGCTGCTGAACCAGCTCGCCGGTTCGGACCGCGTGGTGGTGGACGAGACCGCCGGGACCACGCGTGACCCGGTGGACGAGCTCGTCGAGCTGGGCGGCCGCATGTGGCGCTTCGTGGACACCGCCGGCATCCGCCGCCGGCAGCACATGGCCCACGGCTCCGACTACTACGCCTCGCTGCGGACCCAGTCTGCCCTCGACAAGGCCGAGGTGGCCGTGGTGCTGCTGGAGGCCTCGGAGGTGCTCTCCGAACAGGACGTGCGCATCCTGCAGCTCGTGCTGGACTCCGGCCGGGCCGTGGTCCTGGCGTTCAACAAGTGGGACCTCATGGACGAGGACCGCCGCACCTACCTGGAACGGGAGATCGACCGGGACCTGGCCCACGTGGCCTGGGCGCCACGCGTCAACCTGTCGGCCAAGACCGGCTGGCACAAGGACCGCCTCGTGCCCGCCCTGGACACGGCGCTGGACTCCTGGGACACCCGTATCCCGACGGGCAAGCTCAATGCCTTCCTCGGTGAGCTCGTGGCGGCTCACCCGCACCCCGTGCGTGGCGGCAAGCAGCCCCGCATCCTGTTCGCCACCCAGCCCTCCACCCAGCCGCCGCGGATCGTGCTGTTCACCACTGGGTTCCTGGAGCCCGGCTACCGCCGCTTCATCATCCGGCGCCTGCGTGAGACGTTCGGTTTCGAGGGAAGCCCGATCGAGCTGGGCATGCGGGTGCGCGAGAAGCGGACCAGGAAGCGCTGA
- the cmk gene encoding (d)CMP kinase, protein MTETTTPTGLRPPSQRLVVAVDGPSGSGKSSVSRAIARRLDAAYLDTGAMYRAVAWHCHHQGVLDDPDAVVAAVQDMDLVLSVDPDHERVVVGTDDITEAIREPGISAVVSVVATNRAVRELLVARQRAEIDAHRKIVAEGRDITTVVAPDADARILLTASAEARTARRAAQLGGTVEAKDLAEQVSGRDAKDSTVVDFMTPSDGVGLVDSTELDFEATIEAMLAEITRQQSNRTTQQTTNPEGDRA, encoded by the coding sequence ATGACCGAGACGACAACCCCAACCGGGCTCCGGCCCCCGAGCCAGCGCCTCGTCGTGGCCGTGGACGGGCCCTCCGGCTCCGGCAAGTCCTCGGTCTCCCGGGCCATCGCCCGCCGGCTCGATGCCGCCTACCTTGACACCGGCGCCATGTACCGGGCCGTCGCGTGGCACTGCCACCATCAGGGCGTCCTCGACGACCCTGACGCGGTCGTCGCCGCGGTCCAGGACATGGACCTGGTCCTGTCCGTGGATCCGGACCACGAACGAGTGGTGGTGGGCACCGACGACATCACTGAGGCCATCCGCGAACCCGGCATCTCCGCCGTCGTGTCCGTGGTGGCCACCAACCGTGCCGTGCGCGAGCTGCTCGTGGCCCGTCAGCGCGCCGAGATCGACGCGCACCGCAAGATCGTGGCCGAGGGGCGGGACATCACCACCGTGGTGGCTCCCGACGCCGACGCGCGGATCCTGCTCACCGCGTCCGCCGAGGCACGCACGGCCCGCCGCGCCGCCCAGCTGGGAGGCACCGTGGAGGCGAAGGATCTGGCCGAGCAGGTGTCCGGCCGGGATGCCAAGGACTCCACCGTGGTGGACTTCATGACCCCCTCCGACGGGGTGGGCCTGGTGGACTCCACCGAACTCGATTTCGAGGCGACCATCGAGGCCATGCTGGCCGAGATCACCCGCCAACAGTCCAACCGGACAACACAACAGACGACCAACCCGGAAGGGGACCGCGCATGA
- a CDS encoding DUF2945 domain-containing protein: MTQNFSVGDHVSWNSEAGQVSGTITKVHTADFQYKGHTRRASKDDPQYEIRSDKTDHVAAHKGGALTQLTKNDG, from the coding sequence ATGACGCAGAACTTCTCCGTGGGCGACCACGTGAGCTGGAACTCCGAGGCCGGACAGGTCTCCGGGACGATCACCAAGGTGCATACTGCGGACTTCCAGTACAAGGGGCACACCCGCCGGGCCTCGAAGGACGATCCCCAGTACGAGATCCGTAGCGACAAGACCGACCATGTGGCCGCCCACAAGGGCGGGGCGCTGACACAGCTGACAAAGAACGACGGTTGA
- a CDS encoding NADP-dependent oxidoreductase produces the protein MSPFTSSKIRLTSRPEGKPTPEDFSIDQVAHGELEPGQVRVSNEFISVDPYMRGRMNAGRSYVKPYGLGETITGGAVGRVVQSAADDLPEGTAVLHQHGWTDAVQDDASTFQAVPELDGLPLSLYLGLLGMPGLTAYVGLTRVAELRPGDSLFVSGAAGAVGTAVGQIARQLGAARLIGSAGSAEKVSLLKDKYGFDVALNYRDAPIREQLVRALEHEGVDVFYDNVGGDHLEAALEVMNDFGRLALCGAISSYNATERPAGPDNMGNMVTRRLRMQGFIVAEVASEHPEVTEEFRERMTGWLSAGDVTAEETVVEGLEHTVDAFVDMMRGGNTGKMVVRVG, from the coding sequence ATGTCCCCGTTCACCAGTTCCAAGATCCGCTTGACCTCCCGCCCCGAGGGGAAGCCGACGCCTGAGGACTTCTCGATCGACCAGGTCGCCCACGGCGAGCTGGAGCCCGGCCAGGTGCGGGTGTCCAACGAGTTCATCTCGGTTGATCCCTACATGCGTGGGCGGATGAATGCGGGCCGCAGCTACGTGAAGCCCTACGGCCTGGGGGAGACCATCACCGGTGGTGCCGTCGGCAGGGTGGTGCAGTCCGCGGCGGACGACCTGCCCGAGGGTACCGCGGTGCTGCACCAGCACGGCTGGACCGACGCGGTTCAGGATGACGCCTCCACGTTCCAAGCCGTGCCGGAGCTCGACGGCCTGCCCCTCTCGTTGTACCTGGGCCTGCTGGGCATGCCCGGACTGACCGCCTACGTGGGGCTGACGAGGGTCGCCGAGCTGCGCCCGGGGGACAGCCTGTTCGTCTCCGGCGCCGCGGGCGCGGTGGGCACCGCCGTCGGCCAGATTGCCCGGCAACTGGGTGCCGCCCGCCTGATCGGGTCCGCCGGGTCCGCTGAGAAGGTCAGTCTGCTGAAGGACAAGTACGGCTTTGACGTGGCGCTGAACTACCGGGACGCGCCGATCCGCGAGCAACTGGTGCGGGCGTTGGAGCACGAGGGTGTGGACGTGTTCTACGACAATGTGGGCGGCGACCATCTGGAGGCCGCCCTGGAGGTCATGAACGACTTCGGCCGGCTGGCACTGTGCGGGGCGATCTCCAGCTACAACGCCACTGAACGCCCGGCCGGACCGGACAACATGGGCAACATGGTCACCCGGCGCCTGCGGATGCAGGGATTCATCGTGGCCGAGGTGGCCTCCGAGCATCCGGAGGTCACCGAGGAGTTCCGGGAACGTATGACGGGGTGGTTGTCGGCCGGAGACGTCACCGCTGAGGAGACCGTCGTGGAAGGCCTCGAGCACACCGTGGACGCATTCGTGGACATGATGCGCGGGGGCAACACCGGCAAGATGGTGGTGAGGGTCGGCTGA